The genomic region TCATGGACGAGCTGCACACCCTCATCGGCGCCGGCGGTGCCGAGGGGACGCTGGACGCCGCCAACATCATGAAGCCGCCGCTCTCGCGCGGCGAGATCCAGCTCATCGGCGCGACCACGACGGGCGAGTACCACCGCTACGTCGAAAAGGACGCCGCGCTCGAGCGCCGCTTCCAGCCGGTGATCGTGCTCGAGCCCAACCCCGAGGAAACCCTCGAGATCCTAAAGGGGCTGCGCCCGCGCTACGAGGCGCACCACGGCGTCATCATTCCCGACGAGATCCTCAAGGCCTCGGTGCGCATCGGCGTGCGCGGCCTCCCCGGGCGCAACTTCCCCGACAAGGCCATCGACCTGATCGACGAGGCGGCGAGCCGCGTGCGCCTCAACGCCTCGCTGGGTTTGCCGGTGGCGACCGACGAGGACGACACCCCGGTCGTGACCCGCGAGGACCTGGAGACCGTCGTCGACTCCTGGGGCGGCGTCTACGTGGACGAGTCCGAAGAAGAGAACCTCCTCGAGCTCGAGGCGCGCCTGCGCGAGAAGGTCGTCGGACAGGACCAGGCGGTGCGGGCCCTGGCCTCGGCGCTGCGCCGCGCCCGGGTGGGCCTGGGCGGCCGCGCCCGGGTGACCGCCAGCTTCCTCTTCGTCGGCCCCAGCGGTGTTGGCAAGACCCAGCTGGCCAAGGCGCTGGCGGAGACGCTGTTCGGCAGCGAGCGGGCCCTCATCCGCTTCGACATGTCGGAGTTCCAGGAGCCGCACTCGATCTCCAAGCTGATCGGCGCGCCCCCGGGCTACGTCGGCTACGAGCAGGGCGGCCGCCTCACCGAGGCGGTGCGGCGCCAGCCCTTCAGCGTGGTGCTGCTCGACGAGATCGAGAAGGCCCATCCCGACGTCTACGGCGCCTTCCTGCAGGTGCTCGACGACGGCCGCCTCACCGACGGCCTCGGTCGCACCGTCGACTTCCGCCGCGTCATCCTGATCATGACCTCGAACACCGGCTTCAACGTCGGCCCCGCCATCGGCTTCACCGAGAGCGAGGTCGACAGCGAGTCGCCGCTCAAGGCGCTCTTCACCCCCGAGTTCCTCGACCGCCTGGACGAGGTCATCCGCTTCGGTCCGCTGGCGCGCGAGGACCTGGTCAAGGTGGCCGGCTTCATGCTCGACGAGATCGCCGAGGAGCTGGCCAGCCGCGAGGTCGAGGTGCGCTTCGACGAAAGCGTCGCCGAGTGGGTGGTGCAGCAGGCGCCCCAGCTGGGTTCGGCGCGGATCCTCCGCGGGATCATCCGCGACAAGGTCGAGGACCCGCTCTCCATCGCGCTGCTCGAGCATCCCGGCGAACGCCTGCGGGTCCTCCTGCGCGAGGGCGAGCTCTTCTTCGAGGCCGGCGAGGTCAGCCTCGTCTAATCGATGAAGCCGCATGGGAACGAGACCGCCGCAGGGTGCGGCGGTCTGCTTTGAGGTGGGCATGGCCAAGCAAAAGAGCCAGTTCCGCTGCGTCGAGTGCGGCTACCGGGCGCCCAAACCGCTGGGCCGCTGCCCCAGCTGCGGCGCCTGGGGCAGCTTCAGCGAGGAGCGCACGGGCGAAGGCGGCCCCGCAGCCGCGTCCCCGGCGGGCGTCATGCCGCTCGCCGAGGTCGACGCCGAGGCCCTGCCGCGTTATTCAAGCGGAAGCGGCGAGGTCGACCGCGTCCTCGGGGGCGGGTTCGTCCCCGGAGCGGCGCTGCTGATCGGAGGCGAGCCCGGGGTGGGGAAGAGCACCCTGCTGCTGCAGGTCGCCGACCGGGTGCTGAAAAGCGGCAAGCGCGTCGTCTACGTGGCCGGCGAGGAGTCGCCGCAGCAGGTTAAGCTGCGCGCCGAGCGCCTGGGGGTGAGCCCCCGCCTCGAGCTGATGCGCGACACCCGGCTGGACGCGGTGCTGGCGGGGCTGGAGGCCCACGCTCCCGACCTCGTCGTCGTCGATTCGATCCAGACGCTCGAATCCGAGGGGGTGCCCGGCTCCCTGGTCGCGGTGCGCAACGCCACCCAGGCCCTGGTGCGCTGGGCCAAGGCCGCGGGCGGCACGCTGGTGCTCGTCGGCCACGTCACCAAGGAGGGCACGGTCGCCGGCCCCAAGGTTATCGAACACGTGGTGGACGCGACGCTCTACCTGGAGACGGCCGGGGTCTTTCGGGTGCTGCGCTCGGCGAAGAACCGCTTCGGTCCGGTGGGCGAGGTGGGGGTCTTCCGCATGGAGCACGCCGGGCTGGTGGAGGTGGCCAACCCCTCCGAGGCCTTCCTGGCCGAGCGGCCGCTCGGGGTACCGGGTTCCACCGTGGGGCTGGCCCTCTACGGCGAGCGGGTGATCGCGCTCGAGGTCCAGGCGCTCGCCGCCAAGAGCCCCTACGCCGCGCCCAAGCGCGTGGCCCAGGGGCTGGATCCGCGGCGCGTGGACGTGGTGCTGGCGGTGCTGGAACGGCGTCTGGGGCTGAAGCTGGGCCACCTCGACGTCTACGTCAACCTGGCCGGCGGCCTGCGCGTGAACGATCCGGGCCTCGACCTCGCCGTGGCTTTGGCCGTGTATTCTGCGGTCATGGGCCGCCCGGTGCATCCCCAGACCGCCGCCGTGGGCGAGGTGGGCCTGGCCGGCGAGGTCCGCTCGGTCACCCTCCTGGAGGCGCGGCTGCGCGAAGGGCGGCGCGCCGGCTTCGAACGCGTCCTGGGCCCGGGGGCGCTGGCCACCGTCGAGGCGGCCGTGCGGGAGGCGTTGGTATGAAGCCCCTGCGCGTCGCGCTGCTCGCGATCTTCACCTACCTGGGGTTCGAGTTCGGCGTCTGGCTCGACGAGCGCGGCCTCCTCTCCAGCCCCATCAACCTGGTCTACCTCACCGTCGTCGGGGCCCTGCTGGGCCTCTTGCTGGCGCCGCGGCTGGAATACGCGATCCTGCGCGGCCTCGATCGCCTGGAAGAGGGCTGGCGGCGTCTGCCGCCGGAGCTGCCGCTGGCCGTCACCGCGGCGAGCGTGCTCGCGCTGCTGGCGGCGGTGCTGCTGACCACGTTGCTCTCGAGCGTTCCCGGCTTCGCCTGGTACCACTCGCTGGGCATCGCCCTGGTGCTCGTCTTAGTGTTCAGCTTCGTCGCCGTGCGCAACATGCACTTCTTCCGACCACGCGGCGCCGCGGCGGCGCCGCGCGACCTGGGCGGCAAGGCGCTCGACTCCTCGGTGCTGATCGACGGCCGCATCGCCGAGATGGCCGAGCTGGGCTGGCTCGAGGGTCCGTTGTGGGTGCCCCGCTTCATTCTGCGCGAGCTGCAGCTCCTCGCGGATCAGGAAGACCCGGTCAGGCGGGGCAAGGGGCGGCGGGGGCTCGAGACCCTGGAGCGCCTCCGCGGCACCGTACCGCTGGAGGTGTTGGACGACGAGGTGGGCCGGCAGGAGCTTACCGACGACAAGCTGCTCGACCTCTGCCGCGCCCGCGGCATGGCCCTGGTGACCAACGACGCCGCCATGGTCCAGCTGGCCCGCATCTACGACGTCAAGGTGCTGAGCGTGCAGGCGCTCTCGATCGCGCTGCGCACGCAGTACCGGCCCGGAGACCGGGTCGAGCTCGAGATCATCAAGCCCGGGCGCGAGCCGGGGCAGGGGGTGGGCTACCTGGAGGACGGCACCATGGTCGTCGTCGACCACGCGGTTCAGCACCGCGGCCGTAAGGTCAAGGTCGTCATCACCCAGACGATCCAGACCCAGGTCGGGCGCCTCGTCTTCGCTCGCCTGCAGACCGAGGCCGAGGCCGCGGACGGTCAGTCGCCCTCGGGGTAGGGCGCGGCTTCCAGCACCCGAACCTCCACCTGCCCCACGCCGGCTTCGACGGTGAGCCGCAGCGGCGGTCCGGCGCCGGCGGAGTACCAGCGGCGCCCGCCGCCCCCCAGCCCGCTGACCGCGACCCGGCCGATGCCCCTTTCCACG from Oceanithermus desulfurans harbors:
- a CDS encoding PIN/TRAM domain-containing protein, translated to MKPLRVALLAIFTYLGFEFGVWLDERGLLSSPINLVYLTVVGALLGLLLAPRLEYAILRGLDRLEEGWRRLPPELPLAVTAASVLALLAAVLLTTLLSSVPGFAWYHSLGIALVLVLVFSFVAVRNMHFFRPRGAAAAPRDLGGKALDSSVLIDGRIAEMAELGWLEGPLWVPRFILRELQLLADQEDPVRRGKGRRGLETLERLRGTVPLEVLDDEVGRQELTDDKLLDLCRARGMALVTNDAAMVQLARIYDVKVLSVQALSIALRTQYRPGDRVELEIIKPGREPGQGVGYLEDGTMVVVDHAVQHRGRKVKVVITQTIQTQVGRLVFARLQTEAEAADGQSPSG
- the radA gene encoding DNA repair protein RadA, translated to MAKQKSQFRCVECGYRAPKPLGRCPSCGAWGSFSEERTGEGGPAAASPAGVMPLAEVDAEALPRYSSGSGEVDRVLGGGFVPGAALLIGGEPGVGKSTLLLQVADRVLKSGKRVVYVAGEESPQQVKLRAERLGVSPRLELMRDTRLDAVLAGLEAHAPDLVVVDSIQTLESEGVPGSLVAVRNATQALVRWAKAAGGTLVLVGHVTKEGTVAGPKVIEHVVDATLYLETAGVFRVLRSAKNRFGPVGEVGVFRMEHAGLVEVANPSEAFLAERPLGVPGSTVGLALYGERVIALEVQALAAKSPYAAPKRVAQGLDPRRVDVVLAVLERRLGLKLGHLDVYVNLAGGLRVNDPGLDLAVALAVYSAVMGRPVHPQTAAVGEVGLAGEVRSVTLLEARLREGRRAGFERVLGPGALATVEAAVREALV
- a CDS encoding ATP-dependent Clp protease ATP-binding subunit, encoding MNRYDDRARLVFHYAREEGSRLGHSMIGPEHLLLGLMREGGTAARILAEYGANLEAMRRMVEELVGRGEGSRSGEPPAITPRARRVMELAGAEARNMSSPAIGTEHILLGIIREGDGVAYRILSHFAKDVDTIRWRIMAGGEEATQEKAAQTPFLDEYARDLTKDAREGKLDPVIGRVDEINRVIQILARRTKNNPVLVGDPGVGKTAIVEGLAQAIVEGRVPPVLQGARVVSLDLAGVVAGTKYRGEFEERLRQIIEELKNGKIIAFMDELHTLIGAGGAEGTLDAANIMKPPLSRGEIQLIGATTTGEYHRYVEKDAALERRFQPVIVLEPNPEETLEILKGLRPRYEAHHGVIIPDEILKASVRIGVRGLPGRNFPDKAIDLIDEAASRVRLNASLGLPVATDEDDTPVVTREDLETVVDSWGGVYVDESEEENLLELEARLREKVVGQDQAVRALASALRRARVGLGGRARVTASFLFVGPSGVGKTQLAKALAETLFGSERALIRFDMSEFQEPHSISKLIGAPPGYVGYEQGGRLTEAVRRQPFSVVLLDEIEKAHPDVYGAFLQVLDDGRLTDGLGRTVDFRRVILIMTSNTGFNVGPAIGFTESEVDSESPLKALFTPEFLDRLDEVIRFGPLAREDLVKVAGFMLDEIAEELASREVEVRFDESVAEWVVQQAPQLGSARILRGIIRDKVEDPLSIALLEHPGERLRVLLREGELFFEAGEVSLV